The Camelina sativa cultivar DH55 chromosome 16, Cs, whole genome shotgun sequence sequence CAACATTTTGAACTCTTAGCACCATCACGCAATGGCTCATGGTTACTcattggggattttaatgagataGCCTCAAACAGTGAAAAAATTGGAGGACCTCCCAAAGCAGAATGGACTTTTCGTGACTTTAGACATATGATCTCTATGTGTGACCTGCAATATGTTCGATCAAGAGGAAATACCTTCTCATGGGTTGGAGAACGTTATTCACATACGGTCCAATGCTGCCTAGACAAGGCTTTGTTTAACTCTACAGGAGCGACAACTTTTCCCAATGCGGAGGCTCAATACATGGAATTTGCAGGCTCCGATCATAAACCTATCTTATTGAATTTAAAAGATCTTGTTCGACACAAAAAATGGATCTTCCACTTTGATAAATGAATCTTAGATAAGCCTAACTTTCATGAGATTGTTAAAGAAGGATGGCTGGTTAACAACACTACTACTGATATACCAATCAATGAACGTATAAGACATTGTAGACAGAACATGGCGAAGCTAAAGCGGGATGCACAACTTAATTCTGAAGAACGAATCACTTTGATCCAAGCCCGTTTAAATTATGCAATGGAAAGTCTACATCCAATCTTACAAGGAACCATTCCTCACCTACAAGATGAGCTAACAAAAGCATATGGAGATGAAGAGAAACATTGGCAACAAAAAAGTAGAAACGAATGGATGACTGCAGGAGATCAAAACAGAAAACTTTTCCATGCCTGTGCTAAAAACGAGATTTGCTAAGAACTATATTACTGCAATTTCCGATGACCAGGGCAATCTTTATCAGGGTGATAAGGAAATTGGAGAACATGCTCAACATTTTTTCACTGATATCTTTACAACCACAAATTACCATGTTGATCCGAcagtttttgttgattttgaacCAAAAGTATCAGAGGAAGCAAATGCGAACCTAACGAAAGCTTTTACTAATGAGGAGATCTACAATGCAGTGTGTACAATTGGTGATGACCGTGCCCCAGGACCAGATGGTTTAACAGCCAGGTTCTATAAAGTATGTTGGGAAACAGTTGGTCCACATGTTATTCAAGAAGTGCTTAACTTCTTTGATACTTCATTTATGAAACCAAGTATAAATCACACAAACATTTGCATAATACCGAAAATTGATAATCCACAAACACTTTCGGATTATAGACCTATAGCTTTATGCAATGTTCTTTACAAACTTGTATCCAAATGCTTGGTACAACGACTGAAGCAACACCTGAATGACATTATCTCCGATGCACAAGCTGCTTTTATCCCAGGAAGAATAATACAAGATAACATGATGATAGCACACGAGGTCATGCCCTCCCTAAAGAGTAGAAAGCTAGTATCACAGAATTATATGGCTGTGAAAACAGATGTAAGTAAAGCTTATGATCGCGTTGAGTGGAAGTTTCTTGAAACAACTTTGAAACTCTTTGGGTTCTGTGATAAATGGATAAAGTGGATTATGGCGGTGGTAACATCAGTAAATTACTCTGTCTTGATTAATGGGGCTCCTTATGGTCATTTTCAACCAACTAGAGGTATACGACAAGGAGATCCCTTGTCACCTTATCTATTCATCCTCTGTTCTGATATACTTAGCCACTTAATCACGTCAAGCGAACGAGAAGGACTACTTCAAGGTATTAAAACTGGAAACGGAGCTCCAAGTATCACGCATCTGCAGTTTGCGGATGACTGTTTATTCTTCTGTCGTGCGAATAAAAAAGACAGTCAAGCTTTAAAAGATATATTCGACATTTACGAATACTATTCGGGACAAAAGATCAATACCTCCAAATCAATGATCACCTTTGGGAGTCGAGTTTTTGCAAACACTCAAAATCGTTTAAAGACAATATTAGATATTCCTAACCAGGGTGGAGGAGGAAAATATCTAGGACTCCCACAACAGTTTGGCcgtaagaagaaagagatgttcGACTATATAATAGACAGAGTTAAACAACGCAACTCAGGGTggacaacaaaaaaactatctCCTGCAGGTAAAGAGATCATGTTAAATTATGTGGCTCTCTCAATGCCGGGCTATGCTATGTCTTGTTTCAAGTTGCCACTAGGAATCACTTCAGAAATAGAATCTCTTTTAATGCAATTTTGGTGGGAAAAGAATTCAAATCAACGAAGTATTCCTTGGATTGCTTGGAAAAAACTACAAACATCAAAGAAGGAAGGGGGTCTAGGATTCAGGGATTTAGCGAAGTTTAACGATGCTCTTCTAGCTAAACATGCCTGGCGATTAATACAATATCCTAATTCACTCTTTGCAAGGATCATGAAACATAGATACTATAGAGATGAGTCCATACTAGATGCTACAACACGAAAAAACCAGTCATATGGCTGGTCCTCTATCTTAATTGGCCTTGACCTCCTAAAGAAAGGATCCAGATTTATTGTGGGAGATGGTAAATCTATACGATTAGGGGTAGACAACTTCCTTAACACTCATCCTCCACGAACAGTTGAAACCATAATACCACAATCCACCATGCTACTAGAGAATGTAATTTCCAATAGTTGGGGGTTTAGATCATGGGACACACAACAATTAGCATCAATAGTCCAACAGCCAGAAGTAGAActcattaaaaacatttatctCTCCCAAGAGGAACAAGCTGATAAACTAGTTTGGAATTATACCCGATCGGGTGATTACACTGTTAAATCCAGATATTGGTTTACCACACACTATCCTTTTGATCCCGGAACAGCGCCAAACAGACCACATGGCTCGgtggaactaaaaaaaaaaattggaaactaAAACTtcttctaaaaataaaacacttcCTATGGCGTATTGTCTCACGAGCTATTCCGATTAGGACAAGATTACGAACGAGAGGTATGAATATTGATCCGTTGTGTCCAAGATGTCACCGAACAGAGGAAACCATCCATCATGCATTGTTTTCATGTCCTTTCGCACAAATGGCCTGGAGATCCTCAACAACATCTTCTATTAATATCAATAATTTACCAGTGCAAACAGAGGATGTAATCACTCAACTTATATCTTACTCTTCCAAAACTTATAATGTTTTTAACTCTATCATGCAATTCATTTTACTATGGCGTATCTGGAAAGCGAGGAATAATCTGGTGTTTAACAACTTTCGTGAGAGTGTGTCTAAAACAATCTTACAAACAAGATCTGATACAAAGGAATGGATTACACATATAACACCGGTGATAATACATAATGGTCCCAGAACGAACAACGATAGTTGGTTACCTCCACAACAACCGTAcctaaaatgtaattttgatgcaAGTTATGACTTGAACAATCATCAGGCAATAAGTGGCTGGATGTTTAGGAACCATCAAGGTGAAACAAAGGCATGGGAAGCGACAAGACTAAATCATGCTAGATCAACGCTAGAAGCAGAAACAAAGAATCTCCTAGTTGCATTACAACAAGCCTGGATAAAGGGATACCGTTCGGTGATTTTTAAAGGTGACTGTCAAGTTTTGATCAATTTGGTCAATGAACAAACCTCGAATGCTTCTTTAACAAATCTTCTCAAAGATATAAGAATCTGGTCTTCTCAATTCCaacaaattttatatgttttcacTAAAAGAGAATGTAGTAGGGTAGCACATCTTTTAGCTAAATGTGGCTGTACTAATAGAGAATACTATACTGACTTTGTATTTGTGTCAAATTGGCTAATTAAGACTCTTTATAACGATTTAccataatcaatatatatatcatttatgaaaaaaaaaaaaaaaaaaaaaaaaaaaaaaaaaaaaaaaaaaaaaaaaaaaaaaaaaaaaaaaaaaaaaaaaaaaaaaaaaaaaaaaaaaaaaaaaaaaaaaaaaaaaaaaaaaaaaaaaaaaaaaaaaaaaaaaaaaaaaaaaaaaaaaaaaaaaaaaaaaaaaaaaaaaaaaaaaaaaaaaaaaaaaaaaaaaaaaaaaaaaaaaaaaaaaaaaaaaaaaaaaaaaaaaaaaaaaaaaaaaaaaaaaaaaaaaaaaaaaaaaaaaaaaaaaaaaaaaaaaaaaaaaaaaaaaaaaaaaaaaaaaaaaaaaaaaaaaaaaaaaaaaaaaaaaaaaaaaaaaaaaaaaaaaaaaaaaaaaaaaaaaaaaaaaaaaaaaaaaaaaaaaaaaaaaaaaaaaaaaaaaaaaaaaaaaaaaaaaaaaaaaaaaaaaaaaaaaagtagaagtagtctttttggaaataaaaactCATTTTATGATAATTGCccatattatattaaaaatagcaCCACCGTGGAGACTTATAATTAATGTGACGGTGCTCTTGAAATTTTCAATTCAAACTTCTTTCTGACATGCTACAAGATTTATTTCCCactacatatatatcatatatacttCTTTGAATacgtttattatatttttcttcattttctacatctaaatttttagttttcttatatcataaaaactaaaaagagatcaaattatatattcgtgttccttttccttttccttttttttcgtCTGACAAAGATGAGCAAAGAGGCCATATaacatgattcgttggttggaAGGTCAACTCTCTGTCGAAGTAAGGCCATAAGCTGAAATTTCAGGCTCACTTATTGATATAGGCCCAAGTCATTTTGTGGCAGTgttggaaaatatattaatgtagTATTTTAGTGCTATTATAAATGATTATTATTCACCACTAACAACTTCATGCAACACTTAGACAACGATAGTTCTATTTCTATATAGACGACGACTCAGACAATTCTACATGTACCCCAAAAATCCATAAAAAGAAATACATTCACAATCTTTATGATGGTGGACATTTTTGCTCTTGACACATGATCATAACAAACAGATCTAGTTTCACCACATTAAAAGTCTATGGTAAGTTTACTACCTTTTAATCTGCTTAATTCACATTTAAGGGGAATAAAATATCAAACCTACAAAATCATGAGAGTTTCCAATCCAAAACTCATACATACATGGTTCTCTGaacaaagcaaacaaagaactaaagacaaaagagaagacaTGATTAAACAAAGAaccgaagaaaaaaaagaaccaaagacaaaagagaagacaTGATGATTAAACAAAGATAAGAGATACAGATGATTAACAACTTATTCACTAGATTTGTGGAAGTATTGTTGTAATGAAGTCTTCGTTGCCAAATGCATGAACAAAAGTTGTAGGGTCTTAAAACGCAACACACAAAAATTAAGTCATAATATTAGCATAAATTAGGTAAAACGTACTGGGCTAATCCAGTTTATGGCCAGGTCGGATctataaattttggtttcaatatatatagacTGGTGGTTCAATTcacactgatttttttttctttttctttttggtcaactCTGATTCTTACCACAGTATTGATATTAAAACCAAATCAGATCGAATAAGCAAAATATGGACCACGTACAGcgatgaaaacaaagaaacttaTTATTGGGAGATGGTGAACCGGAGATCTACCGAGATTGACGGTCGAGATGATAAACCCGAAAATGGAAGTCATGAAGATATTATTCTTAAAGATATtagataaatgttaatattgatttaaaaaatttagcattatcgtataaataatatttagtttACATTTATCCTAATCTTAATTTAGGAAActcatctctatataagagaatgtATTTTGTACAATTACAATTATTAGAGTCTAATATAATTCTTCCTCTAACATATTATGTGTCTTTACTCTCATCAAATCCTTCATGGTATTAGAGCAGTCGATCCTGTGGATCTCTATTACTATGGGTTAAGATTTTCGTTTGCTTCCGCTTCtataattttcttcattttaaaaaaaaaatctataatttctTTGACCGTTTATCGCTTGCTTCTTATGCAAGGTTCTTCtgatttttgtcaaaaaaaaaatctggaattTGTATCTTGACACACACgtgagtgtgttttttttttttttatgtttggccATGATTTGGGTTGTGGTGACAATGAATCCAAGATGTACGATGGTGTTGGTCtcttggtcaaaaaaaaaaaaaagaaagaaagaggaggaagatgagaagaaggaCGTGAATcgtgattcttttttttttaaggaatcATGTTGTATTGGTTAGTGATTTGGTCACGTTTGATTCTTATTGACTAGCAAGTTTGCTAGGGCGGTGATGAAACTTAGATGTGCGTTGTGTTGAAAGATCGATCATAAACCAATGGTGATCGTTGGTAtctaaagacaaagaagaagcgaGTTGGCTTGTTTTATGGATTCGGCCAAAGATTATGTTTTTGGCTAGCACAAGTGTTCcgtgatgatgatgtttaagCCGATAATGGCCATCACGTATCCATGGTGTTGAAGATTGATGGTGATTATGTTTCACCAAGTTTATTCTAATTATGGTTTATTGCTTAATCTAGCATAACCTTAGGAATTGACTCTACGGCTGAGTATAAATACCACGAAGATGATTCTACGGCCGAGTATAAACGATGTTGATGACCCTACGACCGGGTATAAACGTCGATGACCTAACGGTTGGGTATTGTAGCCGCATTGAACCCTACGACCGGGTATAAACGTTGATGATGACCCGACGGTCGGGTATAAAGCTGCTATTTTGAAGACTTGTCCAGTCTCACCCGTGTTACCACGTATGAGCTTGCCAGGGATATTGGGAGATGGTGAACCGGAGATCTACCGAGATTGACGGTCGAGATGATAAACCCGAAAATGGAAGTCATGAAGATATTATTCTAGAAGATATtagataaatgttaatattgatTTAAGAAGTTTAGCATTATcgtataaataatatttagtttACATTTATCATAATCTTAATTTAGGAAActcatctctatataagagaatgtATTTTGTACAATTACAATAATGAGAGTCTAATATAATTCTTCCTCTAACGTATTATGTGCCTTTACTCTCATCAAATATATCACTTATtttcagataaaaataaaaatattaaaaacagagaaaatattattatttgatacaCCACAAGTTATTAATTACAGCacgaaaaactaaaaaataccCCAAATGAAAAAGCAGAGATTTTAAGTATATGCAGAGCAATCAAATACAAACATTTATGCTttgctcttttttcttctcaatcccCTTCAAACCAAATCCCGAGACCATCTCAACCTAAACCGTAACACAAAATCAAACCCCATTACTAAACCGTTCAGAGTTTGACAACTTCAGGGATAAAGACTGGGTAACGGTCGATACAATCGGACCATGGTCCGTCCTTAGGTGTCTTAATCGTACGGTTACACTTCCAAACGGCAGAGTTACACTTAAAACCACTCCCAAACGCGATCTGCCAGACTCGATCGCCTCTCCTCATTCTCCCTTTAGACTCGATGTAGCTTAGCTCGTACCATAACGATGACGATGAAGTGTTACCAAAACGATGCAGTGTCATTCTTGAGGCCTCAACGTGTTCTCCTGATAGCTGTAGATTCTTCTGGAGCTCGTCGATCACCGCTCTACCTCCCGCGTGAATGCAGAAGTGTTCAAAGGCCAGTTTGAAATCCGGTATGTATGGTTTCAATTTCGGGTTGAAGATTTTACGTCCGATTAAGgacaagaggaagaggagttgtTCCGACGCTGGTAGGACCAATGGACCTGTTCAATCAGTTCATTTATCAAACTCAACCGTACCATAATGTTATATAACCTAAGCCAAACCAAACTTTACTATAAAACCGAATAAATTTTCTACCGAACGTATAGAAGAATTTAATGCAACCGACTCAAATAACCTAAACTTTCATACAAACGTGACATCTATCAAGAAGGTATAAAGTTATTActattcttttattaaaaacaaaattgatgtgTAGTCTGAATGCCCCATCCGGCCCTTAATATagttttcactatatatatatcattgttatGGTatgaaagtgaaagaaaattatGTGTTGTATTATTACCTATTGTGGTGATATTAGCCTTGAGGGCTTCACCGGCGATGGCCATGAGATCTTTGGACAAGTTGATCCCAACGTgtccttctttgtcttcctgTTCGTAAACGCAATAGAAAGACTTGTCGTCGGCACCACGGTGGGTACGGACAAGGTGGGAAAGCTTGTATTTGGCTCGCCACCGGTCAGACCGGCGGTTTGACATGAGGATGGCTGCCGCTCCCATGCGGAAGAGGCAATTTGGTAACAACATGGCTCTCTCGTTTCCCTGATAGTAATTAGGTGTTATGATCTCCGTGCTGACGATGATTGCATTCGAATTGGGATGAACTTGGAGCAAGTCGCGGGCTAGATCAACTGAGATCAAACCCGCGCTGCAACCCATCCCCGAGAGATTAACGCTTTTGATGTTGCTTCTAAGCTTATATTTGTTGATGACCATGGCGGAGAGAGATGGAgttggagagaagagagagcagTTGACGATGAGGATGTCGACGTCTTTAGGTTTTAGACCAGTTTTCTTGAAGAGATCGTCCATGGCCGTGAAGATAACCAACTGAGCCTCACTTCTAGCCGCGTCCATGGTTGGTGTTGGAGGAATATAGTGAATAGCCGGAGGGAGAGAAGTCTCTTCACCTAGGCCAGAACGTTCGAGGATTCTCATTTGGAACTCAACGCTCTTAGGCTTGTCCTTGAGGATCAAACGAGAGTGTTCCATGAAAGTTGCAAAAGGAACACGGCACGTGACAGGCGGCTTGTAACAAGAATAGTCAACGAGGTAGATGGTACGTGGCTTGGACATGAAGTAAACTGTGGAGATGAAGATGACAAAGAAGGAAGTGCATAGAACCTGAACTAGATCAAACTCGAGCGAATTCCAAACATTAAGGATCTCTTCAGGACCCATCCGAAGAAGCTCAACGGCTCCGATCGCCATGATCGGGATcaaaagaaaactcaagaaaTGATTGACCAAGTATTGGTAACCAAGTTTCACGTACTTGAGCTTCACCGAGCTAGTTAACTCTGGCATAGGTGCCTGAGGCATCTTCGGAGAGTTTTGATGTATAATTGTATTATGGTTTTACAAAAtgtgattagggtttttgagtttaatgaaagaagagagagggaaGGTGAAGGATATAAAGGCGAACAGAGAAAGGGGTAGATGAGAGGAGTTAATGAAGAGACCAACGTNATGAATAGCAGGAGGGAGACAAGTCTCTTCACCGAGGCCAGAACGTTCGAGGATTCTCATTTGGAACTCAACGCTCTTAGGCTTGTCCTTGAGGATCAAACGAGAGTGTTCCATGAAAGTTGCAAAAGGAACACGGCACGTGACAGGCGGCTTGTAACAAGAATAGTCAACGAGGTAGATGGTACGTGGCTTGGACATGAAGTAAACTGTGGAGATGAAGATGACAAAGAAGGAAGTGCATAGAACCTGAACTAGATCAAACTCGAGCGAATTCCAAACATTAAGGATCTCTTCAGGACCCATCCGAAGAAGCTCAACGGCGCCGATCGCCATGATCGGGATcaaaagaaaactcaagaaaTGATTGACCAAGTATTGATAAC is a genomic window containing:
- the LOC104750671 gene encoding 3-ketoacyl-CoA synthase 6 isoform X1; the protein is MPQAPMPELTSSVKLKYVKLGYQYLVNHFLSFLLIPIMAIGAVELLRMGPEEILNVWNSLEFDLVQVLCTSFFVIFISTVYFMSKPRTIYLVDYSCYKPPVTCRVPFATFMEHSRLILKDKPKSVEFQMRILERSGLGEETCLPPAIHYIPPTPTMDAARSEAQLVIFTAMDDLFKKTGLKPKDVDILIVNCSLFSPTPSLSAMVINKYKLRSNIKSVNLSGMGCSAGLISVDLARDLLQVHPNSNAIIVSTEIITPNYYQGNERAMLLPNCLFRMGAAAILMSNRRSDRWRAKYKLSHLVRTHRGADDKSFYCVYEQEDKEGHVGINLSKDLMAIAGEALKANITTIGPLVLPASEQLLFLLSLIGRKIFNPKLKPYIPDFKLAFEHFCIHAGGRAVIDELQKNLQLSGEHVEASRMTLHRFGNTSSSSLWYELSYIESKGRMRRGDRVWQIAFGSGFKCNSAVWKCNRTIKTPKDGPWSDCIDRYPVFIPEVVKL
- the LOC104750671 gene encoding 3-ketoacyl-CoA synthase 6 isoform X2: MPQAPMPELTSSVKLKYVKLGYQYLVNHFLSFLLIPIMAIGAVELLRMGPEEILNVWNSLEFDLVQVLCTSFFVIFISTVYFMSKPRTIYLVDYSCYKPPVTCRVPFATFMEHSRLILKDKPKSVEFQMRILERSGLGEETSLPPAIHYIPPTPTMDAARSEAQLVIFTAMDDLFKKTGLKPKDVDILIVNCSLFSPTPSLSAMVINKYKLRSNIKSVNLSGMGCSAGLISVDLARDLLQVHPNSNAIIVSTEIITPNYYQGNERAMLLPNCLFRMGAAAILMSNRRSDRWRAKYKLSHLVRTHRGADDKSFYCVYEQEDKEGHVGINLSKDLMAIAGEALKANITTIGPLVLPASEQLLFLLSLIGRKIFNPKLKPYIPDFKLAFEHFCIHAGGRAVIDELQKNLQLSGEHVEASRMTLHRFGNTSSSSLWYELSYIESKGRMRRGDRVWQIAFGSGFKCNSAVWKCNRTIKTPKDGPWSDCIDRYPVFIPEVVKL